tgtcCATGCCCAGCCACCTGCTCCGTCGCTCGCCTTCCCCTGGCTCCCAGAGGAATAAAGACTCGCTGCAGCAGCGGGGTGTCTCCGGGGGTTTCCTGTGGCTcactgggctgggggcagctcctgggggctggagcccaccccccccaccatccccattCCTCCCACATCCACAGCGTCCCGCAGAGCGACGCTTGCGCCCCGGGTCCTGCTTGAGAGGTCTGGGGCGGGGGTCTCCTGCCAGGGTCTGTTCCCCtacctgcagctcctgggggttgcagcccccccccagcacccaggggagcagggagggagctgggggggtggcacCGGCCACCCCAGCCCCGGTTCCCAGGAGCAGGACTCCGCTAGGACAAGAcagttggggggctgccccatagagcGGCATGTGGGGCTCAGCAGAGCCGTGCCGGGGGACAGCCCTCACCCGCCCCCCCCAACAAGTGCAGAGTGGGATGCGATGGGCCCAGCTCCCCAGGGGTCCCTGCGCCCCAGggctccccaccctcctcctcctcctcctcctcctccagggcagggcgcagccgtggggcaggaccAGGGCTGGCCGCAGCTCTCCAGCCCCtggccgggcagggagggggtcagGGATAGATCCTGCCCTCGGCAGGCACCAGAgccacctcctctcccaccctcctcACCCCACGGGTGCCCTCTGCACCCACGGGCAGCCCCGTTCCCACAGACACGGGTGACACTGGGCAGCCTTGATGTGCTTTAATAGACCCTGGGGTCCCACAGCCGGCTGTGGGCAGGTCCCGGGGCCGGCCCGGGCATCGGCCCCTGCTTGGTGAGGGGCACCGGGAGCCCCCCGCACAGCGGGGCCGGGAGACGAGGGGCCGTGCAGACCCCACGGCGGGGCACGGAGACTGGCCTCCACGGAGTTGTCACGTCCCCACGCAGTGGCGCGGGCCCATGGGAGCGGGGACCCGCACCACGGGGCGCTCACCCGTCACGAGTTGCTCCCCGCTCTCAGCCCAGTCCCCCGCTCTcagccagggccggggccggtgccgggaGCGGCCACCGCAGCTGCCGGGTGTCGACGCCGAGGGGGCTGAGCACTACGCAGGTGAAGTTGGTGTGGAGGTGCCGGGGGTCGAAAGAGTCAAAGTGCAGGTCGCGGCGCAGCGTCACCCCCGAGCCCCGCGGCTCCTCTCTGCGGACCCAGAGGGGACACGTCAGCACCTGCCCCCGGCTCCGTGacaccccccggggctgggggacccgccggcagccccacggtcCCCCCTGACCCCGTACTCACAGCACCGTCCCCTCGTGCACGGCCCCGTCCGGGTGCAGCTTCTCCACGAAGGAGCCGTTCCCCAGCCAGTAGAGCAGCGTGAGTTCGGGGAGGACGCTCGTCGCCTCACATGAGACCGTCACTCTCTCGCCTGGAGCcggaggggacacaggggtcaGAGGGGCTGCGAGGGTCCCCGGTGCCCCCTGTGCCAAGCTGCCACAGGCACAGCCCCCCCACCTACCCAAAGGTGAACGTCCCCCACCTCACCAGCACCCAAAAAATCTCGGCTGTGGGTGGAAGATGCATCTCGTGTGTTTGCTGGGGCTGGCGCGGGAGCtgacaccaccccccaccccgtgcctcCCCCGAGATGGGGGTCTCACtgcactcccccccccccatccccatggccccGGGGGTAACTCACCTGGGCGGGGGGGCTCTGCCGGCATCCGCAGGTCGGTgatgctggggggctgcagggccatggcagctggggggggagcagagcagggtgagGCGGGGGGGCAAGAGCTGCCCCCTGAGACCCCACAGCTCcggggtgggcaggagggcagggtCCCGCAGAGGGGATGGGGGCATGGCTCATCCCCAGCACTCCCCACAGGCcccctgggggggacacagagccaggagctggccctgcccgccccctccccccccccgagtAGCCCCCACTTACCCGTGCGGTGGGAGGCCAGGgcccagcagagcagggacagcaggagccaggcgggggggccgggggtccctGCGGGCAGAGATGGGGCTCAGCACCAGGCACCCCGGGATGGATGCACCCCCCCCAAGCCCGGGATGGTTCCCTGCAGCAtcttccccccccagcatcccttcAGCAttccccccccgcggcccccagcACGCACAGCCCCCCCAGCAACCCTTCCTCCCATCATCCCTCCCCCCCAtcatccccccagcatcccccgaGCCCAGGACggttccccccagcatcccccctcagcatcctcccacACCACCATcctcccccccagcatccccccccacAGGATccccccaccagcatcccccgAGGCCAGGactgtcccccacccccagcattcccccaccatcccccctccAGCACACataccccccagcaccccctcctcctatcacccaccccccccatcaACCCCTGAGCCCAAGACAgtcctccccagcatccccccccccagcatccccccacaccaccaccaccaccccccagcgTGCTCCCCCAcaggatcccccccccccagcatcccccgaGCCCCGGAACGGCCCCCCCCGCCAAGGCATCACCCCGGGGTGCCCCAAGTCCCGGTGGGTGCCCCCCAGGGgtgccccggccgccccccccgctccccccgcggccgTACGGGCAGGGCGCAGCGCGGCCATGGTGCGGCGGCGCCCGGGGCGGCCCGGCTTTATGGGGCGGCccgtgggggggcggggagcgggggggggggagccccgtGACTCACCGGGAGCCGCCCTCGGtcccggccccgccaccggcaCCAGCCCCTACGTGCCTACgggccccgtgtcccccagccccccccggggggggcttttgctgagccccccccatcccctgggatGTGCCCattgtcccccccgtgtcccctgtgctGTTCCCTGAGCCCCTCATGACGTGcccagtgtcccctgtgtccccgtgtcccccagccccccgtgcCTTTCCCTGAGACCCGCCATGACCCTGGGATGTGcccagtgtcccccccgtgtcccccagccccccgtgcCTTTCCCCAAGCCCCTCACGCCatgcccagtgtccccccatgtcccagtgtccccccatgtccccatgtcccccagccccccgtgcCTTTCCCCAAGCCCCTCACGCCatgcccagtgtccccccatgtcccagtgtccccccatgtccccgtgtcccccagccccctgtgcctttccccaagccccccatgaCCCTGGGATgtgcccagtgtccccccattgtccccatgtcccccagccccctgtgcctttccccaagccccccatgaCCCTGGGACgtgcccagtgtccccccattgtccccatgtcccccagccccccgtgcCTTTCCCTGAGACCTGCCATGACCCTGGGATGTGcccagtgtcccccccgtgtcccccagccccccatgccTTTCCCCGAGCCCCTCACGCCatgcccagtgtccccccatgtcccagtgtccccccatgtccccgtgtcccccagcccccgtGCCTTTCCCCAAGCCCCTCACGCCatgcccagtgtccccccatgtccccgtgtcccccatgccTTGCCCTGAGCCCCCCACAACCCTGGGACATGCCCagtgtcccctcatgtcccctgTGCCTTTCCCTGAAGCCCCCCTGCCATGCCCAGTGTctccccgtgtcccatgtcccctggAACAGCACTCCATGTCTCCCTGagcccccccacgtccccctggaCCCCTCAGCCCTCTGCACACCACGTCCCTCTGCCCTTTGCCCCACACACCCCTGTGCCCCATGTCCCACAGCCCCTCTGTCACCAGCCTCGCTGCATCCCATGTGTCAcgcccccgccccacatccccccgtgCCCGTGGGCGAGCAGCCGCGGGCAGGAGGGGGCCCAGCCGGCCACCCCGTGTCCATCGCGTGGTGtcacagggcttggggacatccccagggctggtggcagcacTGGCGAGTCCGGGGcctcggggctggcaggggggatgcagggtctgggcagagggaggtgagtgaagccccccccccggggacttAGCAGCcacgctgggtgctggggggagccctgggggctTGGGGACCCCCAGCTCCAGGGTACGAAGGACGCAAACCCCCAGGGACTCAACCAGGGCTTCGTTCCAGCGCTCGACCATGGTGGAGCCGCCGCTGGGGACTGGCGAGGAGCGGGAAcagcgggaccccccccaccaggatccagcccctctgccatggcagaacccccccagagccccagggGGGGAccggcaggagagcagcaggcagaggggttTCTGTAACCCCCCGAGCCCCAGCGGCAAACCCGGGGGAAGCCCCTGGGCTCCTCCACTCTGGGCAGGGCCAAGGCAGCGAGCCAGCGCGGGCATGGCCACTGGCCACACGAGCCCTCGGGCGGGGGCAGCTCCCGCAGGGTGGGCACAGGACCAACGCGCCGCCCGGAAAAAAGCCCCTAAAACTCCGGGCAGTTTCCCAGCAGTTGTTATCACCAGTTCCCAGAAGGGCAGGACGGCAAACGGGAGAGGGGTTATCACTGGGACCTCTCCACGCCTGCCAAGGGCGGCATGTCCCCTCCTTCCTGCCGGGATGAGGCCAGCGGCCGCATCCTTCCCGCTGTGCCGGGATGTGACAGTGCCAGCCCTGGggtcctgcaggcagcgaggggcCGGAGGCGGCTACCAGGGGGGGACACACCAAGCACCCTCCGCTCCCCCACCACATCCTTGCTCCCCGCGAAAGCCCGACCCAGCCGAGCTCAGGGTGCCACCAGGTGAAACACACGGAGGGGGGGGGTGCTTTGTCCCCAGACACGTAGCACCCACCCCCCCGGAGGACACGAGGAACCCACAGCCTCGCCCCGGGGCAGGGAAGacgatcaaaaaaaaaaaaaaaaccctgggccACCGTTTCTGTTTCCAGGACTCTATTTCTTGTGTTTGGCACAACATCGCGACGTGGTTTCGccggaaagaaaaccaaaaggacTCGGCGGGGCACGTGGCGTGGCCACGCCAGGTCCCCCCCAGGGCTGACGCAGCCCCCGCTGCACCCGCAGCTgagccgccgccgcttcccgAATCCCCCACATGACACGGCGCAGCCCCTCGCACCAGGAGCGGGGTGACATTGcctcgtgtccccccctccgCACCCCCCTGCCAGACCTCGGGGCACACGGCTCGAGCTTCCACACTGCTGGGAGAGCCACCCCCAACACGCCCCGGCCGCTCCCCGGTGCCGCGGACCTTGCCCCCGCGCACGCTGCTGTCACGAGCTGTACCCACTGGCTGCCAAAAACGTGAGTTCAACGCCCCTTACGGAGCCACGGCTGCGGCACCGAACGATGCTGGGGCAGGGAAACACCGGCGCCATCCCAGCCCTTCGCTCCATCCCTTTTCCGACAGCGCCAAGAAGAGCAGCCCCCAGCGAGGCGTCCCCCGGCGGCAGGGGCAACGCGCTCCCGGGCTGCTCTTGACGAACCGTCACCGTCACCGAAAGGGACGCAGGGGGAGAAATTGCACCGTGCcgtgccccggctgccccccaacGCCGCCGGGGAAGGAACATAGAAAAGAGGGGAGCGTACAAAAGGGGCACCTGAGGCGCGGGGGAGCCGTTCGGTTCCTCCCCGCGCACCCACGGCACCAAACAGCCAAGAGTCCGGCCCAcggcgctgggtgctggggcagccgagcgtccccccccggcccttgGCCAGGACGCtgagctccagccccacacaggaAAGGGGCCCAAAAGTGACCCTGCTGCCCCACATCCCTTCCTGGCCGCCGGCAGGGCTGCTCCGGGGAGCCGGCGTCGCAGCGGCAAAGCCTCGGCCCCCTCCCCATCATAGCGgcaggagatggagatggagaacaGCCCCCCGGAGCTCGGCACAGcggggcggtggggaaggggctcggggAGGGAAACGGGACAAGCGTCTCTTCTTCTGCAATAGAAAGTTTTAAATACGctcattaaaataattgcttttaaaaaaaaaaaaaaaaacgactcTCCCAGCCCTAGTGGGAGGGGCCCCAGGGCAGAGTCCTCCCTCGGCCCTCCACGCCGCGGTCCTCGGGGCGGCCGAGGTCCTGAGAGGTGACGGAGAAAAGCCAGCGTCCCCAGCCGGcggctgtcccctgccctgggcgcGCATCCTCTCCTGGCTCCGCGGCTCCCCACCGCCTGCTCTTATTCCAGCCCCAGGATGTAGTTGATGCCCTGGACCAGTCCGATGATCACCGGCTGCCAGGCCACCAGGTAGCGCAGCCAGTCCAGCAGCTGCCCGTACATGACGTGGGGCCTCTCCCAGCTGGGcgaggaacagttaaagaagaagtTGAAGAAGGAAttaaagggctggagcccctctgctgggaggacaggctgagaaagttgggggggttcagcctggagaagagaaagctccgcggagaccttggagccccttccagtccctcaaggggctccaggaaagctggggagggactctggatgagggaggggagccatgggacgagggggaaggggtatccactgcaagaggggagactgagctgagatctcaggcagaaattcttggctgtgagggcggtgagcccctggcccaggttgcccagagaagctgtggctgccccatccccggaggggttcaaggccaggttggccggggcttggagcaagctggcctttaaggtcccttccctcCCAAACAATTCTGTGATCCTATAAAAGAGCCACAgggagaggggctgagaggagcaCAGCGCAGCCAAAGCTGCCACAAAGGGACCGGGAGACGCCGCCCCAAcgctctgcagcagcaggtgcCCAGGGAGGGATGGCTCCGGCCAGGCTCTCCTCGGCTGCGCCCCAACAAGGAGGGTCTGGGGTGCAGGCAGGTGTCCCGTGGGATGCAGGAGGACCCGGCTTCACCATCCCATGGGACAGACACGACCTGCCGTCGCGGGTGGCAAACCCAGCGCCTGGCCCTGCAGGGACTCGCACTCCTCACAGCAATGGCCAGAGGTGGAAAAGCAAAATCTGGGGCTCAAGTCACCCCCTGCAGCGGTgcagggagggggacgggggcagCATGGGGGGCTGAGCCCTCCCGTTGGTGGGCAGGGTCCACGGGGGTTGACAGTGAAGGGCTTCATGACATTTTTGTCCTCAGACAAGGGAGCAGCAGCCTCGGTGGAGCCCGTGGCCTCCCAGTTCCCCCCGATGTGCCCGCTGCTCCGGCCCAGGCGACATGCCCAGCTTGGGGGACAGATTTTTGCAGCGTCTCTGTCACCGCTGGGTGCCGGCAGCGACCTGCCTGGGGTGCCAGGCAAGCCTGAgtgagcagccagcagctcccaggcacaGCCTCTACCCACTGTTGCCCCTCACAAAGCACTGGGTGCCACGAGGGGAAAGGATACGGGTTACTGAACATCCTCTTGAGATCCACCTTCTCTTTGCAGTAGGGACACGTCTGCTTCTTCCCGACGATGCACCAGCCCCGGATGCAGAACTCGTGAAACCTGGGAAGCAGCACGTTAAGGGGAACCgcctgggctggaggaggggggacaggacCGAGCGTGGAGGAAACCCATCGAGGTTAAACAAAGTCACCCCCACGCCGCTGTGCGGGGGACACAAACCACCCATGCCGTGCATGGACGGCCACGTTGCACAACCACAGCCCTTTCCTAGAAGGCGCAAGCACCTTCCAGGCACAACGGAAGGGGCTCatggggcagtgggatggggagggatcaCGAGGGCTGTGACCAACGCGCCGGGCACCGGTGAGACAACAAACCCTTCACCGACGGTGCCCGGCGCAGACGTAGCCCGGCACACGCTCGCACCGGGGCTGGGTTAGACCCGCACAGGCAGCGGCTGCAGCGAAACTCCTTGATACGAGGGCGAGAGCCGGCAGCAGAGGACAGGCAGGGACATGCCTGGCTGTGACATGCCGGGGCTTCGAGCACTTGGGAAGGTTTGTCCAGCCCAGGAGAGCTCTGCGAACCCGACCGCGTGCGTTACACACGGCTCTTGCAAAGGCTTCCCAGCCCATTAACAACATATTCAAGGAATTTCTCCCACGGTCTGATTTCCAGGCGCCGTCACGGCAGACGGTAACGAGGGTTTGCCCAACCTGAGCACGGCCCGGAGAAATCATGCAGAAACATGAGGTGGCGCAGCTCCGGGGTAAGGAGAGGCTGCTGGGCCTGCCGGGAAACTGCCACGCACCAGGGTGTCACCGAGCAAACGGAAACTCCCCCAGGGAAACGCCTCTGCTGCTCAAAAGTAATGCCGGAGAGCAGGAGCGGGACCTGCTCCCTCCTCAGCCCTGGAGCGGAGGGCTACCGAAGTGGTTCagggctgccagccagccccggGAATCACCACGAGCACTGACCCCTCCCGCAGCCACAACCCCGCCGAGCTGCCGCAGAGCCCGGGGTGACAGGCAGGCACAgaccccgccgcggggccggttGCCGGGGCCAGGCCAGCGTAAACCTCGCCAAACAGTTTCCAGCACCTAAATTTAGGCAGCGAGTTTTGCCGGCCTGACCTTTGCTCAGGCCCAGTTTGGAAACCACCTCGCAGCCAGTAACGCAAGCGGTGCCAGAGGACATCCCATCGCCACAGCTGAGTCACCGCTGGaaaattcccccccccctccgccccccgcgaTCCCTCCCAGCTGAGACACCACCAGGACTTCCACTTTCATAACTGACGGCGCATCCGTCAGCTGACGGGGAGGGCTGAGCAATTCCAAGGTGCCAGAAACCCCACGTGCAACCGGAGTCACCAGAGGAGttctggggaaggaggaagctgcCGGGCTGCGGCTGAAGCAGGCAGCGACCGGCAGCACGAGACCCGGGGGGGCTGTTTTCTGAGGGTTGCCATGTAGGACAGGCGGTGTTTTCCCCCTGACTCTTCCCTTCGGAAGCTCTCAGCCACAGCGCTGGCTCTCCGAGAAGGGGCCAGCGTGACAGCGACAGCCCAGCTCGGCTGGACCGGGGACACTTCGTGTCCCTATCTCACCCCACCAGAGCTGGCACAGGGGCAAGGTCCCAGCAGATTTGGTAAAGGCAGCTGGAAAGGGAAGCACAGCTCCACGGCGGCTCCGTCAGAGCCCGGAGCGGGGgcagctggagaggggaaggaagaggaaacaaccACTTGTAACAACACACGAAGGCGGCGAGGAAGTGATTTCAGGGACTTCACCTCTTTCCATGCCAAGTCAGCTATGACACAGGCAAGGATCATGTGCAAAATCAGCAGAGCAGCCCAAGGCTGGTGGTTCTTCACCCCGGGTGGGGGAagccgtggggcaggagaagccgtggggcaggagctccctgctgccagccccggcatGGAGCCGGCGAGGGAACGGGCTGGCTCCGGAGGAGAAGGATACACGTGGTTGCAGGAGAGGCGGTAGGTGTTCTCGATGATCCCCTCCTCGTTGACGTCCACGAAGATCTGCTGGCCGCAGACGGCGCAGACGCTGTCGGAGAGGTGCTTGGTGGGCATCCCCGAGGCGCTGTAGAACTGAgcgagggcagagcagagggagagcggTGACAGCGGGAGGACACGCGGCCCACGCCCGCCTCGGCACGGCTAAGCTTTAAGGAGGGCTGGGGTCTGCGCCCGAGGGAGTCCAGCCTCAGCCTTTTGGGCTTAAAAACCTTGTTACAGGTCCAGCTGCGGGAAACAACTACAAcaggacagggagctgctcagTGACACGGTGGCCCATCACACCCCAACCCCACGCACCCCACTCCACATACCGGGGACCACCCCCCTTTGCTCTCCAACAGCCGGGGGCAAGAGCAGGACAAGCTGGAGGTCACAGCTTTGACCCAAGATGACAGCCTTGGGCTGGTGGTCAAATACGGCCCGAGCCATCAAATACAGCCCGAGCCTCCAGCCCCGCGGGTTCCTGAAGCTCGGATGGCTGAAGAGCAAAGCCATTTCCAAGCCCCCTGGGCTCAGCACCGGCCCGATGCAGCACGCAGGAGGGTGCGGGCACACAACTGGGGCTCCCCATGCGCAGCTCTGGTCCCACACACTCCAGGGATGGCCAGGAGCCCCAGGTCACTCATGTTGTGTCCCGGCTCCCACAGCCGGGCTGGgagacacagaatcacagagtatctcaagttggaaaggacccataaggatcatcaagtccaactcctgCTCCTTTCAGGACTACATAAAACCAAACTACATGAACAAGAGTGTCGTCCAGATGCTCcctgaactctgacaggcttggtgtcatgaccacctccctggggagcctggTCCAGGGACCAAACGACCGCCCTCTCTCTCAGAGAAGAACCATTTCCTCAagtccaacctgaacttcccctgatgcagcttcatcccatttctttctggtcaccagagagaggaaaTCAGCACttccccctctgccacccctTGAGGAAGGTGCAGACTGTGATGaggttccccctcagccttctcttctccaagctgaacaagccaagtcaCCTCAGCCGCTCTCTTAAGTCTTGCCCTggagacctttcaccatcttggtcatcCTCCTGTGGATACTCTAACAGTTTTATGTCCTTCTTATACCGAGGTGCCCAACTGCACACAGAACTTGAGATGGGGCTGCACCAGTGTGGTGTCAAATGGGACAATCACCCCCTCATCTGGCTCGCAATGCTGTGCTTGATCCACCCCAGGCCACAGTTGGCCCTTTGGGCTTCCAGGGtacactgttggctcatattcaacttgccaccAAGCCAatcccccagatctctttccgcGGGGCTGCTCTCCAACCCCTCATCCCCCAATTTGTACATATAACCAGGATCACTctgtcccaggtggagaatctggacttgctcttgttaaatttcacagGCCTGGTGACCGCCCGGCTCTCTGGTCTACCCAAATCTCTCTGCCCTCGAacgagtccacagctcctcctagagGGCTACAGGAAAGGTGAGGACAGACTTTTCAGCAGGCCCTGTTGCGACAGGACCAGGTGTAATGGCTTTAACCTGAaaaggggagattcagattagatctcaggaagaaattcttggctgtgagggtggtgagcccctggcccaggttgcccggagaagctgtggttgccccatccttggaaacattccgggacatgttggatggggctttgagcaacctggtctagttgaagatgtccctgcccagggcagggggtgggactaggtggtctttaaaagtcccttccaacccaaacgatccTACTCTGTCCTAATtcagtatcatcagcaaaatGTGCCTCTGGCAGAGACTAGGCAGAGCTTCACTCCGAGCATCCGATGGAGCCCTCGGGCTGCAGCACCATCCTCCCGGCAGCCCTGCAGCCAGGCCAGACCCTTGGGGAgcgcctgggctgctgcaggCCCGTCCCAGGTGCCCACCACCTACATGGGGGAAGAACCGAGCTCTACTGGGGCTCCCCAGTCCCGCCAGACAGCACCtccaaggagcagcagcagaaagcttggagaggaggaagaggaggaaacacaAAGTCCCTAAAGAGCTGCTGCAAAGAGGCAACACAACCTACTCCACTCCTGTCCTAGGTCACATATTTTTTCgcggagtggggtttttttttggtaccagATGAGTGGGCTACAGATTTTAGGCCACCGCTGCAGGCACGCGGGAACACGTCCTGTGCCTGCAGGGACGGCACAAGCCGCGGTGGGTACAAGCAGCAGAAGGAAGCCCATGGAGTGAAGCCTGAAGGGCGGAGTTTGATGCACTTTCCCCTTTGGGGGGAGGCAAAAGTTACTGCTGTGACCGAGATGTTTCAGGCGCCCCCCATAAGGGGGCAGGAGCCTCGCCTGGGGGGCAGTGCAGCGTTAACTCACCCCAATGGTCGAGGCCATGTAATCCGCACACATCTCGGCAAAGTCCCGCTCCAGCACCCCGTAGTAAAGACCGTAGAAGAGGAGGGAGATGCCGAAGTCCATCGCATCTTCTGGTTTGATTCTACAACAGAGCAGCCCAAACGACATCAAGAGCTTTTCGGCGGGGGCGGGGCAGCTGTTGGGGTTCAAAGCCACTGTGTGTTGACACAGCCCACAGCACTAACTCCATCATGACAGCAGTCCACCAAGGCAGCGGACACACGTCACTGGGAAGCATCACCCACAGAGGTCTTTTACGCCCCTGCCCAGCACAACCCTGGTCCCTGCTTCAGGGACGCTTCACCTTGGCTGTCAACAAGCAGCATTTGAGTGGAGATGTGGGTGTTACACCCCGGCTGGCTAACACCTGGTGGCCattgccctccccagcctctggaACGAGCAACGGTGGTCATCTCCCCAAGTCCCTCAGCCCGCAGTTAACGCTTCCACCTCTGCAGGCAGTTGCCAGGTCTGCTCATCATTCTAGAGAAGGATTCAACCTCTCTAAAACACGAAGACGGCTTGGGCTAAGGTCCGCTGCTACCACACCTGGGCTGGCTGCTTGTTACAGGCACCTGTTTATCAGGGTAGCAAAGAAAATCCCCCGTCTGGACACGcgcagagctggaggagctgccgccACAGCTGAGCTGGAAGCAGGGCTCCCCAGCGACCCTGACCTGCTCAGGTACCAGCATCTTCACACCCGTGATCCTCCCAGCAGGGAGAAGACACCCCAGGAGTCTCTTTGGTCCCGACAATCAGATTGCTAAGAGAACTGTTTTTCCAGAGTCACAGGCAATGCCTCACTCCATGTGGTGTGTTACATCCCCCACCCCGCGAGTCCGACCAAAAGATTCACTCACCTGAATAATAAGTTAAGACCAAAGAGCGTAAACATCACAGCCATGTACCCTACGATTCCAGTGGCATAGCTGATCTTGTATATTAGTAGAAACCATTTATACACCAGCCTGTaaagaattaaaacaagaatCGAATGGCTTCCTTTCTCCTGAATGAAGCCGCACCAACCACCTCAagagttttacttttaaaacctgGATGGTGTTTGCAGACGCTTCACCCACCCATACGCGTGGGCGAG
Above is a window of Larus michahellis chromosome 1, bLarMic1.1, whole genome shotgun sequence DNA encoding:
- the RNF121 gene encoding E3 ubiquitin ligase RNF121 isoform X4 is translated as MAAVLEVEVGGPVERDVEEVDLSHLSPEERWRVEHARMHAKHRGHEAMHAEMVLILIATLVVAQLLLVQWKQRHPRSYNMVTLFQMWVVPLYFTIKLYWWRFLVIWVLFSAVTAFVTFRATRKPLVQTTPRLVYKWFLLIYKISYATGIVGYMAVMFTLFGLNLLFRIKPEDAMDFGISLLFYGLYYGVLERDFAEMCADYMASTIGFYSASGMPTKHLSDSVCAVCGQQIFVDVNEEGIIENTYRLSCNHVFHEFCIRGWCIVGKKQTCPYCKEKVDLKRMFSNPWERPHVMYGQLLDWLRYLVAWQPVIIGLVQGINYILGLE
- the RNF121 gene encoding E3 ubiquitin ligase RNF121 isoform X6, with the translated sequence MHAKHRGHEAMHAEMVLILIATLVVAQLLLVQWKQRHPRSYNMVTLFQMWVVPLYFTIKLYWWRFLVIWVLFSAVTAFVTFRATRKPLVQTTPRLVYKWFLLIYKISYATGIVGYMAVMFTLFGLNLLFRIKPEDAMDFGISLLFYGLYYGVLERDFAEMCADYMASTIGFYSASGMPTKHLSDSVCAVCGQQIFVDVNEEGIIENTYRLSCNHVFHEFCIRGWCIVGKKQTCPYCKEKVDLKRMFSNPWERPHVMYGQLLDWLRYLVAWQPVIIGLVQGINYILGLE
- the RNF121 gene encoding E3 ubiquitin ligase RNF121 isoform X5, with the translated sequence MAAVLEVEVDLSHLSPEERWRVEHARMHAKHRGHEAMHAEMVLILIATLVVAQLLLVQWKQRHPRSYNMVTLFQMWVVPLYFTIKLYWWRFLVIWVLFSAVTAFVTFRATRKPLVQTTPRLVYKWFLLIYKISYATGIVGYMAVMFTLFGLNLLFRIKPEDAMDFGISLLFYGLYYGVLERDFAEMCADYMASTIGFYSASGMPTKHLSDSVCAVCGQQIFVDVNEEGIIENTYRLSCNHVFHEFCIRGWCIVGKKQTCPYCKEKVDLKRMFSNPWERPHVMYGQLLDWLRYLVAWQPVIIGLVQGINYILGLE
- the RNF121 gene encoding E3 ubiquitin ligase RNF121 isoform X7, which translates into the protein MAAVLEVEVGGPVERDVEEVDLSHLSPEERWRVEHARMHAKHRGHEAMHAEMVLILIATLVVAQLLLVQWKQRHPRSYNMVTLFQMWVVPLYFTIKLYWWRFLVIWVLFSAVTAFVTFRATRKPLVQTTPRLVYKWFLLIYKISYATGIVGYMAVMFTLFGLNLLFRIKPEDAMDFGISLLFYGLYYGVLERDFAEMCADYMASTIGFYSASGMPTKHLSDSVCAVCGQQIFVDVNEEGIIENTYRLSCNHVFHEFCIRGWCIVGKKQTCPYCKEKVDLKRMFSNPSRPAGRGPTSCTGSCWTGCATWWPGSR
- the RNF121 gene encoding E3 ubiquitin ligase RNF121 isoform X2, coding for MAAVLEVEVDLSHLSPEERWRVEHARMHAKHRGHEAMHAEMVLILIATLVVAQLLLVQWKQRHPRSYNMVTLFQMWVVPLYFTIKLYWWRFLVIWVLFSAVTAFVTFRATRKPLVQTTPRLVYKWFLLIYKISYATGIVGYMAVMFTLFGLNLLFRIKPEDAMDFGISLLFYGLYYGVLERDFAEMCADYMASTIGFYSASGMPTKHLSDSVCAVCGQQIFVDVNEEGIIENTYRLSCNHVYPSPPEPARSLAGSMPGLAAGSSCPTASPAPRLPPPGVKNHQPWAALLILHMILACVIADLAWKEVKSLKSLPRRLRVLLQVVVSSSFPSPAAPAPGSDGAAVELCFPFQLPLPNLLGPCPCASSGGVR
- the RNF121 gene encoding E3 ubiquitin ligase RNF121 isoform X3, translated to MHAKHRGHEAMHAEMVLILIATLVVAQLLLVQWKQRHPRSYNMVTLFQMWVVPLYFTIKLYWWRFLVIWVLFSAVTAFVTFRATRKPLVQTTPRLVYKWFLLIYKISYATGIVGYMAVMFTLFGLNLLFRIKPEDAMDFGISLLFYGLYYGVLERDFAEMCADYMASTIGFYSASGMPTKHLSDSVCAVCGQQIFVDVNEEGIIENTYRLSCNHVYPSPPEPARSLAGSMPGLAAGSSCPTASPAPRLPPPGVKNHQPWAALLILHMILACVIADLAWKEVKSLKSLPRRLRVLLQVVVSSSFPSPAAPAPGSDGAAVELCFPFQLPLPNLLGPCPCASSGGVR
- the RNF121 gene encoding E3 ubiquitin ligase RNF121 isoform X1, with product MAAVLEVEVGGPVERDVEEVDLSHLSPEERWRVEHARMHAKHRGHEAMHAEMVLILIATLVVAQLLLVQWKQRHPRSYNMVTLFQMWVVPLYFTIKLYWWRFLVIWVLFSAVTAFVTFRATRKPLVQTTPRLVYKWFLLIYKISYATGIVGYMAVMFTLFGLNLLFRIKPEDAMDFGISLLFYGLYYGVLERDFAEMCADYMASTIGFYSASGMPTKHLSDSVCAVCGQQIFVDVNEEGIIENTYRLSCNHVYPSPPEPARSLAGSMPGLAAGSSCPTASPAPRLPPPGVKNHQPWAALLILHMILACVIADLAWKEVKSLKSLPRRLRVLLQVVVSSSFPSPAAPAPGSDGAAVELCFPFQLPLPNLLGPCPCASSGGVR